Proteins encoded by one window of Juglans regia cultivar Chandler chromosome 15, Walnut 2.0, whole genome shotgun sequence:
- the LOC109022124 gene encoding DNA topoisomerase 2-binding protein 1-A, with the protein MMTSKAFKGANVFMSRNLVPPEIFDKLHDALKQNGAEVFLCCDPSRSGPNDYHIISSPDHEKFQDLRAKKCNLLGPQCVLSCATEHRAFPKQGFACCLAMDGVKVLASGFDADEKAKIEMLVTSMGGVLHPKASLDVSFVIAKNVLAAKYKWALNILKKPIVTIQWLQQCWNEHRVVPQESYRILPFSGLTISLTRIPADERKEIEKLITQNGGTYSADLTKMCTHLISDAPEGDKYKVARKWGHIHIVTRKWFNQSVARRACLNEDSYPVLGGSVSSSKNVRSCLTVQHGLDKGVGISQSVASSAATDLNLQASRCTEVLESDLEATMSQNVSSAISDPPVFLKGGNFETSTVHPNNETSLDGFVANDSQSEDSDLYLSDCRILLVGFEVSEMRKLVNMVRSGGGSRYMLFNDRLTHIVVGSPSESEKKEVRSLAALGVIYVVKAAWLEDCNRDRKEIPVLQRHIAYDLLLPKDSVYSTKGTVTGMAGINQSKDSISHLSMPSDELLGSVNSEIGLPSLERNREERSEICRDSSLKAMTRQSQVPVVNDKSNSRLSDKNKGRLNMQHDSSAKNGKPSSVFKGRVFCFSNSFPEDRRFEIVQWVVQGGGKVVDDNERQRVHFIIECHGVIPRPIDDSPTVSVSSHWIRSCLEDECLLDVGSHILYSPLPCRIPLPGFERFRFCVSQYEEKDRLLLRNLCFVLGAKFSEKLSKKVTHLLCKFTNGPKYEAACKWGIWSITSDWIYECIRQNEVVALDPFCPKEVTIQDREAGLCTLSQFPTQAVPVISRDGASQFSSQSQNLGNTQTQCTVSRNDSFKELPKQSSVCNKRARLLENDDQKSLPLSGVCLRDPICNKNPAGDNISKDNGEVSHAVPDVAAAIEDLLEQTSKIHEQKSPGRTECDKGLFSPDYSALGQEHSDTRAVIGLSTHWLNRTGKDDDIGNPSGGACAGIYDGFSETQTESQVVGYEEDLSGRQMLIDRVRTRSSLA; encoded by the exons atgatGACGTCGAAGGCGTTCAAGGGGGCCAACGTTTTCATGTCGCGGAACCTCGTGCCCCCGGAGATCTTCGACAAGCTTCACGACGCGCTCAAGCAGAACGGCGCCGAGGTCTTTCTCTGCTGCGACCCTTCCCGCTCTGGCCCTAATGATTACCACATCATCTCTTCCCCCGATCAC GAGAAATTTCAGGATCTTAGAGCTAAAAAGTGCAATTTGCTAG GTCCTcaatgtgttctttcctgtgcaACAGAGCATAGAGCTTTTCCTAAACAAGGGTTTGCTTGCTGCCTTGCAATGGATGGTGTCAAAGTACTTGCATCTGGTTTCGACGCAGATGAAAAG GCAAAAATAGAAATGCTAGTGACATCAATGGGAGGAGTCCTGCATCCTAAAGCATCCTTGGATGTCAGCTTTGTCATTGCGAAGAATGTTTTGGCTGCAAAATACAAG TGGGCGTTAAATATTCTGAAGAAACCAATTGTCACAATTCAGTGGTTACAGCAATGCTGGAATGAGCATCGTGTTGTTCCTCAAGAGTCATACAGGATTCTTCCTTTTTCTGGATTGACAATTTCCTTGACCAGAATTCCAGCAG ATGAGCGGAAGGAGATTGAGAAGCTTATCACACAAAATGGTGGAACATATTCTGCTGACCTGACCAAAATGTGCACACATTTGATTTCTGAT GCTCCTGAAGGTGACAAATACAAGGTTGCTCGAAAATGGGGCCACATTCATATTGTAACTCGGAAATGGTTTAATCAATCCGTTGCTAGAAGAG CATGTTTGAATGAGGACTCCTATCCTGTTCTGGGTGGTTCTGTATCTTCAAGTAAAAATGTAAGGAGTTGCTTGACAGTGCAGCATGGCTTAGACAAGGGTGTTGGAATTTCACAATCTGTGGCATCCTCAGCGGCTACAGATCTAAATTTGCAAGCTTCTCGTTGCACTGAAGTTTTGGAGTCAGACTTGGAAGCCACTATGTCACAGAATGTTTCTTCTGCAATTTCAGATCCTCCCGTCTTTCTTAAAGGGGGGAATTTCGAAACATCTACTGTGCATCCCAATAATGAAACTTCCCTTGATGGTTTTGTTGCCAATGATTCTCAATCCGAAGACAGTGATCTGTACTTATCGGATTGTAGAATATTACTTGTTGGGTTTGAAGTTTCTGAAATGCGTAAACTAGTCAATATGGTGCGTAGTGGTGGGGGGTCCCGCTATATGTTGTTCAATGATAGGTTGACACACATAGTAGTTGGATCTCCTTCAGAGAG CGAGAAAAAGGAGGTAAGGAGCCTTGCAGCTCTGGGTGTCATTTATGTGGTTAAAGCCGCCTGGCTTGAAGATTGTAATCGTGATAGGAAAGAAATTCCTGTTCTGCAGAGACACATTGCCTATGATCTACTTCTTCCAAAAG ATTCTGTCTACTCCACAAAAGGAACTGTGACAGGAATGGCCGGTATAAATCAAAGCAAAGACTCCATTTCTCATCTAAGCATGCCATCCGATGAGTTACTGGGGAGTGTGAACTCTGAAATTGGATTACCTTCATTGGAAAGAAACAGGGAAGAGAGGTCAGAAATCTGCAGAGACAGTTCTCTTAAAGCAATGACAAGACAAAGTCAAGTCCCTGTTGTGAATGATAAAAGTAACAGTCGACtgagtgacaaaaataaaggTCGACTGAACATGCAACATGATTCCAGTGCTAAAAATGGAAAGCCATCAAGTGTATTCAAGGGAAGAGTATTTTGCTTTTCAAATTCCTTTCCTGAAGATAGG AGATTTGAAATTGTTCAATGGGTAGTTCAAGGAGGAGGAAAGGTAGTGGATGATAATGAAAGACAAAGAGTGCACTTCATCATTGAGTGTCATGGTGTGATACCCAGGCCTATAGATGATTCCCCAACGGTGTCTGTATCAAGTCACTGGATACGGTCTTGTTTGGAG GATGAATGCTTGCTGGATGTTGGTAGTCACATTCTATACTCTCCACTTCCCTGCCGGATTCCCTTGCCTGGGTTTGAGAGATTTCGATTCTGTGTTTCACAATATGAGGAGAAAGATAGACTGCTACTACGGAACTTGTGTTTTGTTCTTGGAGctaaattttcagaaaaactgaGTAAAAAGGTTACCCATTTATTATGCAAATTCACAAATGGACCGAAGTATGAGGCTGCTTGTAAATGGGGGATATGGTCGATCACATCCGATTGGATCTATGAGTGTATCAGGCAG AATGAAGTTGTTGCTCTGGATCCATTTTGCCCAAAAGAAGTTACTATTCAAGACCGAGAAGCAGGATTGTGCACCCTGAGTCAGTTTCCTACACAAGCTGTGCCGGTAATATCCAGAGATGGTGCCTCCCAGTTTTCTAGTCAATCTCAAAACCTAGGAAACACACAAACCCAGTGTACTGTTAGTAGAAATGACAGCTTTAAGGAATTGCCTAAACAATCAAGTGTTTGCAACAAAAGGGCAAGGCTTTTGGAAAATGATGACCAAAAGAGTCTGCCTCTCTCTGGGGTATGTTTACGTGATCCTATCTGCAATAAGAATCCCGCTGGAGATAATATATCTAAAGATAATGGGGAAGTATCACATGCTGTTCCTGATGTGGCTGCTGCTATTGAGGACTTGTTGGAGCAGACTAGTAAG ATTCATGAGCAGAAATCTCCAGGGAGGACTGAATGTGATAAAGGT CTTTTCTCACCTGATTATTCAGCCCTTGGCCAAGAACATTCAGATACTCGTGCTGTAATTGGGTTATCTACACACTGGTTAAACAG GACTGGGAAAGATGATGACATCGGCAATCCTTCTGGAGGTGCATGTGCAGGAATATATGACGGTTTTAGTGAAACACAAACGGAGTCTCAG GTTGTCGGTTATGAAGAAGATTTGTCAGGCAGGCAGATGCTTATAGACAGAGTTCGGACGCGAAGTAGCCTGGCTTGA
- the LOC118343784 gene encoding NAD kinase 2, chloroplastic-like, with protein MVACRFLCHMAIAVVDMNCSSPASGRSSPSSSVASHFCCSKPFQFSVGSTKLYGFELQRKKDLLKRRLKFVVSAELSKPFSLSFSLDSQTFQSHDPSQVPWIGPVPGDIAEVEAYCRIFRTAEQLHTSVMDTLCNPLTGECSVSYDFTSEEKPLLEDKIVSVLGCIVSLLNKGREDVLSGRTSIRKSFRFEDVNLVEDNLPPLAIFRREMKRCCESLHIALENYLMPDDDRSLDVWRKLQRLKNVCYDSGFARRENYPLHTLIANWSPVYFSTSREDIGSKDSIVAFWRGGQVTEEGLKWLVKKGYKTIVDLRAETVKDDFYKAAIDDAVLSGKIELVKIPVEVGTAPLMEQVKKFASLVSDCSKKPIYLHSKEGVWRTSAMVSRWRQYMTRCSQQLVSSQSHAPNVLLSRDADGMRKMQESCIIEESVLETESELLQESLGSNGVPYGKVSLYKGKKIRSSNGAHNSLVSVQAMPSVELVDNGVGSLANFNVKMDPMKAQVPTCDVFSKKEMSRFFRSRKISPSTYFFNHQLKRLETLPVSREVYNGTNLRDDIVRTDTVMRPLESGSSNGSLNGRNLSPEPHKSSADNGKHLTGDSLVSVVNGLDQVERSSVMTETNISTTVTNDFNEHLRSTSLLEDRLSNGGAALVSANGDLGPIEGNMCASSTGVVRVQSRKKAEMFLVRTDGYSCTREKVTESSLAFTHPSTQQQMLMWKSTPKTVLLLKKLGQELMEEAKKVASYLYYQEQMNVLVEPDVHDIFARIPGFGFVQTFYSQDTSDLHERVDFVACLGGDGVILHASNLFRGAVPPVVSFNLGSLGFLTSHTFEDYKQDLGQVIHGNNTLDGVYITLRMRLRCEIFQKGKAVPGKVFDVLNEVVVDRGSNPYLSKIECYEHDRLITKVQGDGVIVATPTGSTAYSTAAGGSMVHPNVPCMLFTPICPHSLSFRPVILPDSARLELKIPEDARSNAWVSLDGKRRQQLSRGDSVRIYMSQHPLPTVNKSDQTCDWFRSLIRCLNWNERLDQKAL; from the exons ATGGTGGCATGTCGCTTCTTGTGCCACATGGCAATCGCCGTCGTCGACATGAACTGCTCCTCCCCGGCCAGCGGAAGGTCATCACCTTCATCATCTGTGGCTTCCCATTTTTGTTGCTCCAAGCCATTTCAGTTCTCGGTTGGTAGTACCAAGCTCTACGGGTTCGAGTTGCAGAGGAAGAAGGACTTGTTGAAGAGGCGGCTTAAGTTCGTAGTCAGTGCGGAACTCTCTAAGCCATTTTCCCTCAGTTTCAGTCTGGACTCTCAG ACCTTCCAGTCTCATGACCCGTCACAGGTGCCTTGGATTGGTCCAGTTCCTGGGGATATTGCAGAGGTTGAGGCATATTGCAGAATCTTTAGAACCGCTGAGCAGCTTCATACTTCTGTAATGGACACATTGTGCAATCCATTGACTGGCGAATGTAGCGTTTCATATGATTTCACATCTGAGGAAAAACCACTATTGGAAGATAAAATCGTCTCTGTGCTTGGTTGCATAGTGTCCCTCCTTAACAAAGGGAGAGAGGATGTCCTTTCTGGAAGAACCTCGATTCGAAAGTCCTTTCGGTTCGAAGATGTAAACTTAGTGGAGGATAATCTTCCTCCACTTGCCATTTTCCGGCGTGAGATGAAAAGGTGTTGTGAGAGTTTGCACATTGCTCTTGAAAACTATTTGATGCCTGATGATGATCGAAGCTTGGATGTATGGAGGAAACTTCAGAGACTGAAGAATGTCTGCTATGATTCTGGCTTTGCCCGTCGGGAGAATTATCCACTTCATACTCTCATTGCGAATTGGAGTCCTGTTTATTTTTCCACTTCTAGAGAGGACATAGGGTCCAAAGATTCTATAGTAGCTTTTTGGAGGGGTGGTCAGGTAACAGAAGAAGGTCTGAAGTGGCTGGTGAAGAAAGGATACAAAACCATTGTGGATCTTAGAGCAGAGACTGTCAAGGACGATTTTTATAAAGCAGCCATAGATGATGCTGTTTTGTCTGGGAAAATTGAACTGGTTAAAATTCCTGTTGAAGTTGGGACCGCTCCATTAATGGAGCAGGTCAAAAAGTTTGCATCTTTAGTTTCAGATTGCAGCAAAAAGCCCATATATCTTCATAGTAAGGAGGGAGTATGGAGAACTTCTGCCATGGTCTCCAGATGGAGGCAGTACATGACTCGCTGTTCACAGCAGTTAGTCTCTAGTCAATCACATGCTCCCAATGTTTTGTTATCAAGAGATGCAGATGGAATGAGAAAAATGCAGGAGTCTTGCATTATTGAAGAAAGTGTCCTGGAAACGGAGAGCGAGTTACTGCAAGAGTCTTTGGGTTCAAATGGAGTACCCTATGGAAAGGTCTCTCTATACAAGGGTAAGAAAATTCGAAGCAGTAATGGGGCCCACAACAGCCTTGTTTCTGTCCAAGCTATGCCATCAGTAGAATTAGTTGATAATGGAGTAGGATCACTTGCAAACTTCAACGTGAAAATGGATCCTATGAAGGCTCAGGTTCCTACTTGTGATGTTTTCTCCAAAAAAGAAATGTCCAGGTTTTTTAGGAGTAGAAAGATCTCGCcttctacatatttttttaatcatcaatTGAAGAGGTTGGAAACATTACCAGTTTCTAGAGAGGTGTATAATGGGACAAATTTGAGAGATGATATTGTTCGTACTGATACTGTAATGCGGCCTCTGGAGTCTGGAAGTTCAAATGGATCACTCAATGGAAGAAATCTATCGCCAGAGCCCCATAAATCATCTGCTGACAATGGGAAGCATTTGACTGGCGATAGTTTGGTTTCGGTTGTGAATGGACTGGACCAAGTGGAAAGGTCTTCTGTAATGACCGAAACTAATATCTCTACCACTGTGACAAATGACTTCAATGAGCATCTAAGATCCACATCTTTATTGGAGGATCGTTTGAGCAATGGTGGAGCTGCCTTAGTTTCGGCCAATGGTGATCTGGGGCCAATTGAAGGTAATATGTGTGCTTCTTCAACTGGGGTTGTAAGAGTGCAGTCAAGAAAGAAAGCGGAGATGTTTTTAGTTCGAACAGATGGATACTCTTGTACGAGAGAAAAGGTGACGGAATCCTCCTTGGCCTTCACTCATCCTAGTACCCAGCAGCAGATGCTTATGTGGAAATCGACACCAAAGACTGTATTGTTGTTGAAGAAACTGGGGCAAGAGCTCATGGAAGAAGCTAAAAAG GTTGCCTCTTACTTATATTACCAAGAGCAAATGAATGTTCTTGTGGAACCTGATGTGCATGACATATTTGCTAGAATTCCAGGGTTTGGATTTGTTCAGACCTTTTATAGTCAGGACACCAG CGATCTACATGAGAGGGTTGATTTTGTGGCATGCTTGGGTGGAGATGGGGTTATACTCCATGCATCAAATCTATTTAGAGGTGCTGTTCCTCCTGTTGTATCATTTAATCTTGGATCTCTTGGATTTCTGACTTCCCATACT TTTGAAGACTATAAGCAGGACTTAGGACAAGTCATCCACGGAAATAACACGCTTGATGGTGTCTATATAACTCTTAGAATGCGTCTTCGATGTGAAATTTTTCAAAAGGGTAAAGCAGTGCCTGGGAAAGTATTTGATGTTCTTAATGAGGTCGTTGTTGATCGGGGTTCTAATCCATATCTCTCAAAAATTGAATGCTATGAGCATGACCGACTCATAACCAAG GTACAAGGTGATGGAGTTATTGTAGCTACGCCTACAGGAAGTACTGCTTACTCTACTGCTGCAGGAGGTTCCATG GTGCATCCAAATGTCCCTTGCATGCTGTTTACACCAATCTGCCCGCACTCCCTCTCATTTAGGCCAGTTATACTTCCAGATTCTGCAAGGCTGGAATTGAAG ATACCGGAGGATGCTAGAAGCAATGCATGGGTTTCGCTTGATGGGAAGAGAAGACAGCAACTATCAAGGGGAGATTCAGTGCGAATATATATGAGCCAGCACCCACTTCCAACAGTAAATAAGTCTGACCAGACATGTGATTGGTTTCGCAGTTTGATTCGCTGCCTAAATTGGAATGAGAGACTAGATCAAAAAGCCCTTTGA